One window of Dysgonomonas mossii genomic DNA carries:
- a CDS encoding anaerobic sulfatase-maturation protein: MSSKTYAPFAKPLYVMLKPIGAVCNLGCTYCYYLEKKELYPDKDNKTIMSDDLLERFVSQYIEAQTMQPILFTWHGGEPLMRDISFYKKALELQRKYAKGKQISNTLQTNGTLLNDEWCEFFREKNFLIGISIDGAKPFHDKYRTTKDRRPTFDRVVGGINLLKKHGVEYNIMGVVNDFNINHPLQFYQFFKDIDSHYIQFSPAVERDSKGNVTQWSVTPEKWGDFLIAIFNEWVRKDVGIYFVQYFDSALANWVGVDPGICIFAKNCGHAGVMEFNGDVYSCDHFVYPQYKLGNINDKTLIEMMYSTQQTEFGLAKSASLSSQCKQCKYLFACRGECPKNRISKTQSGEEINYLCNGYYKFFEHIAPYMDFMKKELEAQRPPGNIMKVLK; encoded by the coding sequence ATGTCTTCGAAAACGTATGCTCCTTTTGCAAAGCCACTGTATGTGATGCTCAAGCCAATAGGAGCTGTTTGTAATCTAGGGTGCACTTATTGCTATTATCTGGAGAAGAAGGAGCTGTATCCCGACAAGGATAATAAGACAATAATGAGTGACGATCTTCTGGAACGGTTTGTCTCTCAATACATCGAGGCACAAACCATGCAGCCGATACTTTTTACATGGCATGGGGGCGAACCTTTGATGCGTGACATCTCGTTTTATAAGAAAGCACTGGAGTTGCAACGTAAATATGCTAAAGGGAAACAGATATCGAATACTCTGCAAACGAACGGCACGCTGTTGAACGATGAATGGTGTGAATTTTTTAGAGAAAAAAACTTCCTGATCGGCATTTCCATTGATGGGGCTAAGCCCTTCCATGACAAATACAGAACAACAAAAGATAGGCGTCCGACATTCGATCGTGTTGTGGGGGGGATCAATCTTCTAAAGAAGCATGGAGTGGAATACAATATAATGGGAGTTGTAAATGACTTTAATATCAACCATCCGCTACAGTTTTATCAGTTTTTTAAAGATATCGATTCTCATTACATCCAATTCTCTCCTGCTGTGGAAAGAGACAGCAAGGGGAATGTGACTCAATGGAGTGTTACGCCCGAAAAATGGGGCGATTTTCTTATTGCTATATTCAACGAGTGGGTAAGGAAAGATGTCGGAATCTATTTTGTTCAATACTTCGATTCTGCACTGGCCAATTGGGTTGGTGTCGACCCCGGAATTTGTATCTTTGCTAAGAATTGCGGACATGCCGGAGTTATGGAATTTAATGGTGATGTGTATTCTTGCGATCACTTTGTATATCCTCAATATAAGTTGGGTAATATAAACGACAAGACATTGATAGAGATGATGTATTCGACGCAACAAACCGAATTTGGGTTAGCAAAGTCGGCTTCCTTGTCATCTCAGTGTAAGCAATGTAAGTATTTGTTTGCTTGTCGTGGCGAATGCCCTAAAAACCGAATTTCAAAAACTCAATCGGGCGAAGAAATAAATTATCTATGTAATGGCTATTACAAGTTCTTCGAACATATAGCCCCCTATATGGACTTCATGAAAAAAGAGCTGGAAGCACAACGTCCTCCCGGTAATATTATGAAAGTCTTAAAATAA
- a CDS encoding ABC-F family ATP-binding cassette domain-containing protein, translating into MASFLQVEGLTKSFGDLVLFRDISFGIAEGERIGLIAKNGSGKTTLLNILTGKEPYDSGAVVFRRDLRVAYLEQDPTYPENLTVLEACFHSGNDVTDLIAEYERVINSKDHSGLDAILQKMDILQAWDYEHRAKQILGQLKITDFEQKISQLSGGQLKRVALANVLITEPDLIILDEPTNHLDLDMVEWLEEYLQRSRLSLLMVTHDRYFLDRVCNEIIEIDQQQLYQYKGNFSYYLEKRDERISAQNAELDRANNILRKELEWMRRQPQARATKAKSRIDAFYDLEKKAQQVRDAGNVQLQMKGTYIGNKIFEAQHVYKSFGDIKILEDFNYVFARYEKLGIVGNNGTGKSTFIKMLMGEVAPDKGGFDIGETVKFGYYSQDGLKFDEQMKVIDVVQNIAEVIDLGNGSRLTASQFLQHFLFPPEKQHNFVYKLSGGEKRRLYLCTVLITNPNFLVLDEPTNDLDIVTLNILEEYLQQFKGCVIVVSHDRYFMDKVVDHLLAFQGSARIKDFPGNYTQYREWKEVQELLEKEKEQAAKPKEEKVQQAQPKNDEKKKLSFKEKREFEELDALIPQLEEEKANLENELSSGTLSTDELLQKSNRISQLMEEIEEKTMRWLELSELA; encoded by the coding sequence ATGGCTTCTTTCCTGCAAGTTGAAGGACTTACAAAAAGCTTTGGTGATCTGGTTTTGTTTCGTGATATATCATTCGGTATAGCCGAAGGCGAACGCATCGGGCTGATCGCAAAAAATGGGTCGGGCAAGACCACCTTGTTGAATATCCTCACAGGAAAAGAACCTTACGATAGCGGAGCCGTTGTTTTTCGCCGCGACTTGCGTGTTGCCTATCTTGAACAAGATCCTACCTATCCCGAGAATCTGACGGTGCTAGAAGCGTGTTTCCATTCGGGGAATGATGTTACAGACCTCATTGCCGAATACGAAAGGGTAATCAACTCGAAAGATCATTCGGGGCTTGATGCTATCTTGCAAAAGATGGATATTTTGCAGGCATGGGACTACGAGCATCGTGCAAAGCAGATTTTGGGACAACTGAAAATTACCGATTTCGAACAAAAAATATCTCAGCTGTCGGGAGGACAGCTCAAGCGTGTGGCACTCGCCAATGTGCTGATTACGGAACCCGATCTTATTATTCTCGATGAGCCTACCAACCACCTCGACCTCGATATGGTGGAGTGGCTCGAAGAATACCTTCAACGTTCACGTTTGAGTCTGTTGATGGTAACGCACGACCGCTATTTTCTCGATCGTGTATGTAACGAAATCATAGAGATAGATCAACAACAGTTGTATCAGTATAAAGGAAATTTTTCGTACTATCTCGAAAAGCGAGACGAGCGTATTTCTGCTCAGAATGCCGAGTTGGATCGTGCAAACAATATTTTGCGTAAAGAGCTGGAGTGGATGCGTCGTCAACCGCAAGCCCGGGCTACGAAGGCAAAGTCGAGGATCGATGCATTCTACGACTTGGAAAAGAAAGCCCAGCAGGTGCGTGATGCCGGAAATGTGCAATTACAGATGAAAGGTACATATATCGGCAATAAGATTTTCGAAGCACAGCATGTTTACAAATCCTTTGGAGATATTAAGATACTCGAAGATTTTAATTATGTGTTTGCCCGATACGAAAAACTGGGTATTGTAGGAAATAACGGTACGGGGAAATCTACATTCATCAAAATGCTGATGGGGGAGGTTGCTCCCGACAAAGGAGGGTTCGATATTGGCGAAACTGTAAAATTCGGTTACTACAGTCAGGACGGACTGAAGTTTGACGAACAGATGAAGGTTATTGACGTGGTTCAGAATATAGCTGAGGTGATAGATTTGGGCAATGGCAGCAGGCTGACAGCATCACAATTTCTACAACATTTTCTCTTTCCACCCGAAAAACAGCACAATTTTGTCTATAAACTTTCGGGAGGAGAAAAACGTCGTCTGTATCTCTGTACAGTCTTGATAACCAACCCTAACTTCTTGGTATTGGATGAGCCTACCAACGATTTGGATATCGTTACGCTCAATATTCTCGAAGAATACCTTCAACAGTTCAAAGGTTGTGTGATTGTGGTATCGCACGACCGTTATTTTATGGATAAAGTGGTAGATCACTTGCTTGCTTTTCAGGGAAGCGCACGTATAAAGGATTTCCCAGGCAACTATACTCAGTACCGTGAGTGGAAAGAGGTGCAGGAGCTTCTTGAAAAAGAAAAGGAACAAGCTGCGAAGCCTAAAGAAGAAAAGGTGCAACAGGCGCAGCCTAAGAATGACGAAAAGAAAAAGCTTTCGTTCAAAGAAAAGCGTGAGTTTGAAGAACTCGATGCGCTGATACCGCAACTAGAAGAAGAGAAAGCGAACCTTGAAAATGAATTATCCAGCGGTACATTATCCACTGATGAATTATTGCAGAAATCGAATCGTATCAGTCAACTGATGGAGGAGATAGAAGAGAAAACAATGCGTTGGCTGGAGTTGAGCGAGTTGGCATAG
- a CDS encoding LrgB family protein, producing MRALFESTEFTLLLVFGSYLFGQWVFKKTRIALLHPMIVAIAIIIVFLKVTGIDYRTFEESSRFVSFMLGPSVVALGYILYEQLAYLKGNVISILTSIFMGSIVGILSVVLLARITGADQMLIHSLEPKSVTTPIAMSIAEQSGGNVSLTAVIVLFCGIFGSIIGPPILRLLGIKSSVARGLAMGASSHGVGTAKAMEMGMIEGALSGLAIGLMGVMTALLIPILHQLFASL from the coding sequence ATGAGAGCACTATTTGAATCCACAGAATTTACGCTTCTCCTTGTTTTTGGCAGCTACCTGTTCGGACAATGGGTTTTTAAGAAGACACGCATCGCTTTGTTGCATCCTATGATTGTTGCCATTGCTATTATTATAGTATTCTTGAAGGTGACAGGTATCGATTACCGGACTTTTGAAGAGAGCAGTCGGTTTGTTAGCTTCATGCTCGGGCCTTCCGTTGTGGCGTTAGGCTATATCCTATACGAGCAGTTGGCGTACCTCAAGGGCAATGTAATATCCATCCTTACTTCTATCTTTATGGGTAGCATTGTGGGGATACTCAGTGTGGTACTATTAGCGAGAATAACAGGAGCCGATCAGATGCTTATCCATTCTCTCGAACCCAAATCGGTGACTACACCCATTGCGATGAGTATTGCCGAACAGTCGGGCGGTAATGTATCACTTACGGCGGTGATTGTGCTTTTCTGCGGTATATTCGGAAGTATTATCGGACCACCTATATTACGTTTGCTTGGTATCAAAAGCAGTGTTGCCAGAGGCTTGGCTATGGGAGCTTCTTCACACGGAGTAGGCACGGCCAAAGCAATGGAAATGGGGATGATAGAAGGCGCATTGAGCGGGCTTGCCATCGGTTTGATGGGGGTAATGACTGCATTGCTGATACCGATATTGCACCAGCTGTTTGCTTCATTATAG
- a CDS encoding outer membrane beta-barrel protein, which produces MKKVLFVFMFALLAIGVQAQQGSKAIMPKLGYQTEFERLGLGVEGRYFLTNNIRIAPGLTFLVPNNNITGLDVDINVHYVFPIEGVQGLALYPFVGGAMLNNRISVSGVSASDTSFGINIGAGGQYDITDNGYLNFEFKYTFVEHQDPAYFMLGYGIRF; this is translated from the coding sequence ATGAAAAAAGTATTATTCGTTTTTATGTTTGCCTTATTGGCAATCGGAGTGCAAGCACAACAAGGGTCGAAAGCTATTATGCCCAAGTTAGGTTACCAAACAGAATTTGAACGTCTAGGCTTAGGGGTCGAAGGTCGTTATTTTCTAACAAACAATATCCGCATCGCTCCGGGGTTAACATTCCTTGTTCCAAATAATAATATTACAGGATTGGATGTTGACATCAATGTGCATTACGTATTTCCTATAGAAGGTGTACAGGGACTAGCTCTTTATCCTTTTGTGGGTGGAGCAATGTTGAATAACCGTATTTCAGTTAGTGGAGTAAGTGCTAGTGATACTAGTTTCGGTATCAATATTGGAGCGGGTGGACAATATGATATTACAGATAATGGATATCTAAACTTCGAGTTTAAATATACATTTGTAGAACATCAAGACCCTGCGTATTTCATGCTTGGTTATGGAATCAGATTCTAA
- a CDS encoding REP-associated tyrosine transposase codes for MINIQNRIAQDIYFTTTTVVDWVDIFTRPRYKHIIIESLQYCQQNKGLLIYAWVLMSNHLHMSVSAEGENTMSDILRDFKKHTNKEIISSLESDIQESRREWMLNRFEYAARNDKKIKNYHFWQDGNDMQPIYMYDYLVQKLNYIHQNPVIAEIVDKPEEYKYSSAIDYAGGKGLLNVIIV; via the coding sequence ATGATAAATATACAAAACCGAATAGCACAAGATATATATTTTACAACAACTACAGTTGTCGATTGGGTTGATATCTTTACTCGTCCACGATATAAACATATCATAATAGAGTCATTGCAATATTGCCAACAAAACAAGGGTTTATTAATATATGCCTGGGTATTAATGAGTAATCATTTGCATATGAGTGTAAGTGCAGAAGGGGAAAATACGATGAGTGACATTCTGCGCGATTTTAAGAAACATACAAATAAGGAAATTATTAGTTCGTTAGAAAGCGACATTCAGGAGTCGCGTCGCGAATGGATGTTAAACCGTTTTGAGTACGCTGCACGAAACGATAAGAAGATTAAGAATTATCATTTTTGGCAAGATGGAAACGATATGCAACCTATTTATATGTATGATTATTTAGTACAAAAATTGAATTATATTCACCAAAATCCGGTGATAGCCGAAATTGTTGATAAGCCGGAGGAGTATAAGTATAGTTCAGCTATAGATTATGCAGGCGGGAAGGGTCTGCTAAATGTTATTATTGTTTAG
- a CDS encoding NAD(P)-dependent alcohol dehydrogenase, translated as MKTQFLSSFVAMFIFGVIHLNAQCDHQHDGHICTKAYAATDPSAPLTPYEFERRNLNDDDILIEILYSGICHSDIHTVKGDWGQVAYPLVPGHEIVGKVVKAGKNVTKFKVGDYAGVGCMVNSCGECYYCKAGEEQYCTKGATYTYSSKEGDGYTQGGYSNNIVVREAFAITIPKGAPLEKIAPLLCAGITTYSPLKYNKVKAGDKVAVAGFGGLGHMAVQYAIKMGAEVTVFDITEDKREAAAKLGAVRYVNTKNADESKGLEGTFDLILSTIPASFSVESYLSMLKVDGTMVLIGVPAIKDMPSVQTWALQGRKKIYGTLIGGIRETQEMMDYSVANNIYPMVEIIPIQQVNEAYKNVLAGKVQFRYVIDISSLR; from the coding sequence ATGAAGACACAATTTCTTAGCAGCTTCGTCGCTATGTTTATTTTCGGAGTCATTCACCTGAATGCTCAATGCGATCACCAACATGATGGGCATATCTGTACAAAAGCTTATGCTGCAACAGATCCCTCCGCTCCTCTTACCCCTTACGAATTTGAACGCAGAAACCTCAACGATGATGATATTCTGATAGAGATACTGTATTCGGGTATCTGCCACTCAGATATACATACCGTTAAAGGCGACTGGGGGCAAGTAGCCTATCCGCTTGTTCCGGGACATGAGATTGTGGGCAAGGTAGTGAAAGCAGGCAAGAATGTTACTAAGTTCAAAGTCGGAGATTATGCAGGTGTGGGTTGTATGGTCAACTCGTGCGGAGAATGTTACTATTGCAAAGCGGGTGAAGAACAATATTGTACCAAAGGGGCTACTTATACCTACAGCAGCAAGGAAGGTGACGGATATACGCAAGGCGGATACTCAAACAACATCGTTGTCAGAGAAGCTTTTGCGATAACCATACCGAAAGGAGCTCCTCTCGAAAAAATAGCTCCTCTTCTATGTGCAGGTATTACTACCTATTCGCCTTTGAAATATAATAAGGTGAAGGCGGGCGATAAGGTTGCTGTTGCGGGCTTTGGAGGATTGGGACATATGGCTGTGCAATATGCCATTAAGATGGGAGCCGAAGTTACTGTTTTCGACATTACCGAAGATAAACGTGAGGCTGCCGCCAAACTGGGTGCGGTAAGATATGTAAACACAAAAAATGCAGACGAATCGAAAGGTCTGGAAGGTACATTCGATCTCATTTTGAGTACGATCCCTGCTTCGTTCAGCGTAGAATCGTATCTGTCGATGCTAAAAGTTGATGGTACAATGGTTCTGATTGGTGTTCCGGCTATCAAAGACATGCCATCTGTTCAAACGTGGGCTCTGCAAGGACGCAAGAAAATATATGGAACGTTGATCGGCGGCATACGCGAGACACAGGAAATGATGGATTACTCGGTCGCTAACAACATTTACCCGATGGTAGAGATTATACCGATACAGCAAGTAAATGAAGCATACAAAAATGTACTGGCCGGAAAAGTTCAATTCCGTTACGTTATAGACATATCATCTTTGAGATAA
- a CDS encoding UDP-2,3-diacylglucosamine diphosphatase has translation MGKKVYFLSDAHLGSAFHKKKMDKQQMMTLPSVKIKESYFPQHEVERKLCRWLDMVKQDAQAVYLLGDIFDYWFEYRNVVPRGFVRFLGKVAELTDMGIEVHFFIGNHDIWVTDYLQKECGMIVHVQPLVKEIFGKKFFLAHGDGLGDDSASFKILRSVFHSKICRKAYAAIHPRWTVGFAQWWSNHNRENDEMPDYFGEDKEHLVVYAKNHLKLAPNINFFIFGHRHIMLDLMISATGRVVILGDWIKFFSYGVYDGENFSLEMFEE, from the coding sequence GTGGGAAAGAAAGTTTATTTTTTATCCGATGCCCATTTGGGTTCAGCTTTTCATAAGAAAAAAATGGATAAGCAACAGATGATGACATTGCCATCTGTAAAAATCAAAGAAAGTTATTTCCCACAACATGAGGTGGAGCGCAAGCTGTGTCGTTGGCTTGATATGGTAAAGCAAGATGCACAGGCTGTTTATCTGTTGGGTGATATCTTCGACTACTGGTTCGAGTACCGGAATGTGGTTCCGCGTGGATTTGTCCGCTTCTTGGGCAAAGTAGCCGAGCTTACAGATATGGGGATAGAGGTGCATTTCTTTATCGGCAATCACGATATTTGGGTGACCGACTATTTACAGAAAGAGTGTGGTATGATTGTTCATGTTCAGCCTTTGGTGAAAGAAATATTCGGCAAAAAGTTTTTTCTGGCACATGGAGATGGCTTAGGAGATGATTCCGCATCATTTAAAATCCTGCGGTCTGTTTTCCATAGCAAAATATGCAGAAAAGCTTATGCCGCTATTCATCCCCGTTGGACAGTAGGCTTTGCGCAATGGTGGTCGAACCACAATCGTGAGAACGACGAGATGCCGGACTATTTTGGTGAAGATAAAGAACACTTGGTGGTCTATGCCAAAAATCATTTGAAACTGGCTCCGAATATCAACTTCTTCATCTTCGGACATCGGCATATAATGCTCGATCTGATGATCTCTGCTACCGGCAGGGTCGTGATATTGGGCGATTGGATTAAGTTTTTCTCTTATGGCGTATACGATGGGGAGAACTTTTCGTTAGAGATGTTTGAAGAGTAG
- a CDS encoding GyrI-like domain-containing protein encodes MKNLNVKIIELNERKLVGLSLEMSYANNLTANLWRSFMPRKHEIKRIINSDLISMQIYPVSFDFSPNINFRKWAAVEVSLVEDIPQNMESYTIQGGLYALIHYKGLSTDTRVFGYIFNEWLPQSEYLLDNNRPHFEVLGEKYKNNDPESEEDIYIPIKIKK; translated from the coding sequence ATGAAAAATTTGAATGTTAAAATAATAGAGTTAAACGAACGAAAATTAGTAGGATTATCTTTAGAAATGTCTTATGCTAATAACTTGACCGCAAATTTGTGGAGAAGTTTTATGCCTCGAAAGCATGAAATTAAACGTATAATAAATTCTGATTTAATCTCTATGCAAATTTATCCAGTTTCTTTTGATTTTTCTCCAAATATAAATTTTAGAAAGTGGGCTGCTGTAGAGGTTTCACTGGTTGAAGATATTCCTCAGAATATGGAAAGTTATACTATACAAGGAGGACTTTATGCCCTGATTCATTATAAGGGGTTGAGTACAGATACACGTGTCTTTGGATATATTTTTAATGAGTGGCTACCCCAATCTGAATATCTCTTAGATAATAACAGACCTCATTTTGAAGTGTTGGGTGAGAAATATAAAAATAATGATCCTGAATCTGAAGAGGATATCTATATCCCGATAAAGATTAAAAAGTAA
- a CDS encoding metal-sulfur cluster assembly factor, protein MSDLLQLESKIVNMLKTVYDPEIPVNVYDLGLIYEVDIDDDKNVTITMTLTAPNCPAADFILEDVRYKVQSVAGVNNVIVDLTFEPEWNKDMLSEEAKLELGFL, encoded by the coding sequence ATGAGTGATTTATTACAATTAGAAAGCAAAATAGTAAACATGTTGAAGACTGTTTACGACCCGGAAATACCAGTCAATGTTTACGATCTCGGACTAATCTACGAAGTGGATATAGACGATGATAAAAATGTAACCATCACAATGACGCTGACAGCTCCAAACTGTCCGGCAGCCGATTTTATACTCGAAGATGTAAGATATAAAGTGCAGTCGGTTGCGGGAGTCAATAATGTGATCGTAGATCTTACTTTCGAGCCCGAGTGGAACAAAGATATGCTTAGCGAAGAGGCAAAACTTGAGTTAGGATTTTTATAA
- a CDS encoding CidA/LrgA family protein, whose product MKMIKGIFIILLFYFLGQGISYLIQGFVPGNIIGMILLFLSLYFKAISPDNVKDVANVFTRNMAIFFIPAGAGLLGAYGVISKFWMSILIVCSVSTVLVIVVVAIVQQQMEQRRK is encoded by the coding sequence ATGAAAATGATAAAAGGTATCTTTATCATTCTCCTGTTTTATTTCTTGGGACAAGGAATCAGTTATCTTATTCAAGGATTCGTTCCCGGGAATATCATCGGAATGATTTTATTATTCCTCAGTCTTTACTTCAAGGCTATCTCTCCCGACAATGTAAAAGACGTAGCAAATGTGTTTACCCGCAACATGGCAATATTCTTTATTCCTGCCGGAGCAGGCTTATTGGGTGCGTATGGTGTGATCAGTAAATTCTGGATGTCTATACTCATCGTTTGTTCGGTGAGTACGGTATTGGTTATTGTGGTTGTCGCTATTGTTCAACAACAAATGGAACAAAGAAGAAAATGA
- the murI gene encoding glutamate racemase: protein MLKPGPIGVFDSGYGGLTILSEIQALMPEYDYCYLGDNSRAPYGARSFEVVYEFTKQAVTALFDMGCNLVILACNTASAKALRTIQQKDLPNMNPDKRVLGIIRPTAEIIGQITRSRHVGVLGTVGTIQSQSYPIEINKLFPDIKVTGEACPMWVPLVENNEYESEGADYFVKKNLDNILAKDPDIDTLILGCTHYPLLLNKIKKILPEEVTALPQGEYIAHSLKDYLRRHPEMDEACTKNGETHYFTTESSEKFSGAATIFLNKEIEVKHITLD, encoded by the coding sequence ATGCTTAAACCCGGACCTATTGGTGTATTTGATTCAGGATATGGAGGTCTCACGATACTATCGGAGATACAAGCTCTTATGCCCGAATACGATTATTGCTATCTTGGCGATAATTCACGTGCACCTTATGGCGCTCGATCGTTTGAGGTAGTCTATGAGTTTACCAAGCAGGCTGTAACGGCATTGTTCGATATGGGGTGTAACCTTGTTATCCTTGCCTGTAATACAGCATCGGCAAAAGCTTTGCGTACCATTCAGCAAAAAGATCTGCCAAATATGAATCCCGATAAGAGGGTGTTGGGTATTATACGCCCTACAGCCGAGATCATTGGACAGATAACACGCAGCAGGCATGTAGGAGTATTGGGTACAGTGGGCACTATACAATCGCAGTCGTACCCGATAGAGATAAACAAACTGTTTCCCGATATAAAAGTAACCGGTGAGGCTTGCCCTATGTGGGTTCCTTTGGTAGAAAATAACGAATACGAAAGTGAAGGAGCAGACTACTTTGTGAAAAAAAATCTCGATAATATTTTAGCTAAAGATCCCGATATAGATACACTTATTCTCGGTTGCACGCATTACCCGTTGTTGCTGAATAAGATAAAGAAAATCCTACCTGAGGAGGTAACCGCCTTGCCTCAGGGAGAATACATTGCCCATAGCCTCAAAGATTATCTGCGACGGCATCCCGAGATGGATGAGGCATGTACCAAAAACGGAGAGACGCATTATTTTACAACCGAATCTTCCGAAAAGTTTTCAGGTGCGGCAACTATTTTTCTGAACAAAGAGATAGAAGTAAAGCACATTACACTCGATTAA
- a CDS encoding sulfatase family protein, which translates to MIDLKRFTLVIIPASILSPYSYSQNKQSDAPQSRPNIIHIMTDDHSFQTISAYGHPISKLAPTPNIDRLANEGMLFQQAFVENSLSTPSRACLMTGLYSHQNGQRQLGAGIDTTKIFFSELLTQAGYQTGVVGKWHMQCEPKGFDYYCVLNDQGDYYNPSFKTKDSHGKYIREEGYATNLITTHSIDFLKNRDKSKPFALLVHHKAPHRNWMPEAKYYDLYEDVEFPKPETFYDDYESRCSAARTQDMTIDKTMTFIYDLKLNELKNTPPYNKEWSDGGLQQAMDQMTPAQREAWEKAYHPKNMEFINSNLSGDALLDWKFQRYMRDYLRCIKSIDDEVGRLIDYLEKEGLMDNTIIVYTSDQGFYMGEHGWFDKRFMYEESFRTPLIIRYPKAIMSGTKTDALVQNIDFAPTYLSLAGIEKPTEMSGVSLEGLFDGKTPKNWRKDLYYHYYDYPAIHNVRRHDGVRTERYKLIHFYGKGEIGNDEDINCNELFDLQNDPTELHNLYGKEGYEEITKELQTTLDNYRKKLKVDEF; encoded by the coding sequence ATGATAGATTTAAAGAGGTTTACTTTAGTAATTATTCCTGCGTCAATACTCAGCCCATATAGTTATAGCCAAAATAAACAGAGTGATGCACCTCAATCCCGTCCCAATATTATTCATATAATGACGGACGATCATTCGTTTCAGACAATCAGTGCATACGGGCATCCTATCTCCAAGTTGGCTCCTACACCCAATATAGACCGATTAGCGAACGAAGGCATGCTGTTTCAGCAAGCTTTTGTCGAAAACTCATTGTCTACCCCTAGCCGGGCATGTCTTATGACAGGCTTGTATAGCCATCAGAATGGGCAACGTCAGCTCGGTGCAGGTATAGATACAACCAAAATCTTTTTTTCTGAATTACTTACGCAGGCAGGATATCAAACAGGAGTTGTAGGTAAATGGCATATGCAATGCGAACCAAAAGGATTTGATTATTATTGCGTGCTCAACGATCAGGGAGATTATTATAATCCGAGCTTCAAAACGAAAGACTCTCACGGCAAATACATACGCGAAGAGGGGTATGCAACCAACCTGATTACAACTCATTCGATAGACTTTCTTAAAAACAGAGATAAGAGCAAACCTTTTGCCCTGTTGGTACATCATAAAGCTCCACACAGAAACTGGATGCCCGAAGCGAAGTATTATGACTTGTACGAAGATGTGGAATTCCCTAAACCTGAAACATTCTATGACGATTACGAAAGCCGTTGCTCTGCTGCCCGCACTCAGGATATGACTATCGATAAGACGATGACATTTATTTATGATTTGAAACTAAATGAATTGAAGAATACACCACCCTATAATAAGGAATGGAGTGACGGTGGATTGCAACAAGCGATGGATCAAATGACTCCCGCTCAGCGTGAAGCTTGGGAGAAGGCCTATCATCCTAAGAATATGGAATTCATTAACAGTAACCTGTCCGGCGATGCGCTGCTCGATTGGAAATTTCAACGTTATATGAGAGACTATCTTCGCTGTATAAAATCGATTGACGATGAAGTCGGACGCTTGATTGATTACCTCGAAAAAGAGGGTTTGATGGATAATACAATTATTGTGTACACCTCCGATCAAGGTTTTTATATGGGAGAACATGGGTGGTTTGATAAGCGTTTTATGTACGAAGAATCGTTCAGAACACCGCTGATAATACGTTATCCCAAAGCCATAATGTCAGGGACGAAAACCGATGCTTTGGTGCAGAATATAGACTTTGCTCCTACTTACTTGTCATTAGCCGGAATAGAGAAACCCACAGAAATGAGCGGAGTTTCTCTTGAAGGATTGTTTGACGGCAAGACTCCTAAAAATTGGAGAAAAGACTTATATTATCACTATTATGACTATCCTGCGATTCACAATGTACGCCGTCATGATGGTGTGAGGACAGAAAGGTATAAGCTGATTCATTTTTACGGTAAAGGCGAAATAGGCAATGATGAAGATATTAATTGTAACGAGTTGTTTGACTTGCAAAATGATCCGACTGAATTACATAATCTCTACGGAAAAGAAGGGTATGAAGAAATAACGAAGGAGTTACAGACTACTCTCGATAATTATAGAAAGAAACTCAAGGTAGATGAATTTTAA